A window of the Phaseolus vulgaris cultivar G19833 chromosome 5, P. vulgaris v2.0, whole genome shotgun sequence genome harbors these coding sequences:
- the LOC137834345 gene encoding uncharacterized protein, whose protein sequence is MEENSMATIKNIEIQMGKVAKQFEEIQSGQFSVDNQTNPKEHCNKVIAEKEDETEELEREMKRSEEEQNKNKERSVLEKDLSYPHPPSKTEKDIKFFDKLLPRNYFAGNLKQDSTCERFLKNRSYIEERNREMEARCSVMTQRDLLQNTKNVGGFNLPVSIGSLSVDKAALYLGDLEVQPTKMQLAKRSIKDPYGVVEDVLVKRKNAYNMMQQRELSILK, encoded by the coding sequence ATGGAAGAAAATAGCATGGCAACGATCAAGAATATAGAGATCCAAATGGGAAAAGTGGCCAAACAATTTGAAGAAATACAAAGTGGTCAGTTTTCAGTTGACAACCAAACCAACCCAAAAGAGCATTGCAATAAGGTAATAGctgaaaaagaagatgagactgaagagttagagagagaaatgaaacgaagtgaggaagaacaaaataaaaataaggagagaagtgttcttgaaaaagatttatcatatcctcatcCTCCTTCAAAAACAGAGAAGGACATAAAATTCTTTGACAAATTGCTCCCTAGgaattattttgcaggaaatctgaagcaagattcaacatGTGAAAGATTTCTAAAGAATAGGAGCTATATTGAGGAGAGAAATAGAGAGATGGAGGCTAGATGCAGTGTCATGACTCAAAGGGACTTGCTTCAAAATACCAAGAACGTAGGAGGTTTTAATCTTCCCGTGTCTATAGGTTCTTTATCTGTGGACAAGGCTGCATTGTATTTAGGCGATTTGGAGGTTCAACCCACCAAGATGCAGTTGGCAAAAAGATCCATCAAAGATCcttatggtgtggttgaagatgttcttgtaAAGAGGAAGAATGCATACAACATGATGCAACAAAGAGAGTTGTCCATCTTGAAATAA